The DNA segment GGAGGGCGGCCGGGTCGACGGTGAAGGTCTCGTCGGGCGCGAGGACGGCGAAGTCGGCGTCACGGCCCGCCTCGATGGCGCCCTTGCGGTCGTCGAGTCCGACGAGCTCCGCGGTCCGCGCGGACATCCAGCGGACCACGTCCTCCAGGCCGTGCCCGCGCCCGCGCGCCTCGGTCCATACGGCTGCCAGGCTCAGCTGGAGTCCGGAGATGCCGCCCCAGGCCGTCGCGAAGTCGTCGGTCTTCAGGTCGGCCGTGGACGGGGAGTGGTCGGTCACGATGCAGTCGATCGTGCCGTCGGCCAGCGCCTGCCACAGCAGGTCCTGGTTGGCGGACTCGCGGATCGGCGGGCAGCACTTGAACTCGCTGGCCCCGTCCGGGACTTCCTCGGCGGTGAGGGTCAGGTAGTGGGGGCAGGTCTCGACGGTGATCCGGAGACCGTCCGCCTTCGCCTCGGTGATCAGCGGCAGGGCGTCGCTGGAGGACAGGTGCAGGACGTGCACGCGTGCGCGCAGGGCCTTCGCCTCGCGGATGAGCTGGGCGATGGCCGTGTCCTCGGCGTCCCGGGGGCGGGAGGCCAGGAAGTCGGCGTACCTGGGTCCCGGCTGCTGCGGCGCGGAGGCGAGCAGGTGCGGGTCCTCGGCGTGCACGATGAGCAGGCCGTCGAACGCCGCGATCTCGGCCATGGCACGGGCCAGCGGGTCCCGCTCGAGGTGCGGGAACTCGTCCACGCCGGACGGCGACAGGAAGGCCTTGAAGCCGAAGACTCCGGCCTCGTGCAGCGGGCGCAGGTCCTTGACGTTGCCGGGCAGGGCGCCGCCCCAGAAGCCGACGTCGATGTGCGCCTTGTCGGCGGCGACCTCCTGCTTGACGCGGAGGTTGTCAACCGTCGTGGTCGGCGGGAGGGAGTTGAGCGGCATGTCGACGAGGGTGGTGATACCGCCGGCCGCCGCGGCACGCGTGGCGGTCCAGAAGCCCTCCCACTCGGTGCGGCCCGGGTCGTTGACGTGCACGTGCGTGTCGACCAGGCCGGGCAGCAGGACGTCGTCGCCGAGGTCCTCCAGGCGGGCGCCGGACGGGACTTCGGCGTCGTACCCGAGTACGGCCGTGATCTTGCCGGCGGAGACCAGGACCGAGGCGGCCCGTATCCCCTCCGGGGTGATGACGCGCGTCGAGCGCAGCACCAGTTCAGCGTCGGACACCCGGACCCCTCTCTGCCGCCGTTTACTTCCGCGTAACGGAATTCAACTTTCTGTTGAAGGAGTCTCCGCTCCCGTTCCCGCGCCGTCAAGGGCACACTTCTCCACAGTGCACCCGCCCGACACTCTCTGGACGTTTCCACAAAGCGGAATTACAATTCCGGCAGGCAGAACGTAGCTACGTACAAGCAGGGAGTCAACCGACCGACGGGTAGGCTTCTGAGCTCCCACCGGTCCCGAAAGGAACGCCGTGCCGACGTCCAGCGCCAGCACCACCGACTCCGCCAGGTCCAGCTCCAATGGTGGCGTCCAGTCCCTCGAGCGCGCCTTCGACCTGCTGGAACGGATGGCGGACGCGGGCGGCGAGGTCGGCCTGAGCGAGCTGTCCGCGAGCAGCGGGCTGCCGCTGCCCACCATCCACCGCCTCATGCGCACGCTCGTGGCGTGCGGTTACGTACGCCAGCAGCCCAACCGCCGCTATGCCCTCGGCCCGCGCCTGATCCGCCTCGGCGAGTCCGCATCCCGGCTGCTGGGCACCTGGGCCCGCCCGTACCTCGCCCGGCTGGTCCAGGAGACCGGCGAGACGGCGAACATGGCTCTGCTCGACGGCGACGAGATCGTGTACGTCGCCCAGGTGCCGTCCAAGCACTCCATGCGCATGTTCACCGAGGTCGGCCGGCGCGTGCTGCCGCACTCCACCGGTGTCGGAAAGGCGCTGCTCGCCTCCTTCCCGCCGGAGGAGGTGCGGGCACTGCTGTCCCGCACCGGCATGCCGGCCGCCACGGAGAAGACGATCACCACGCCGGACGGCTTCCTCGCAGCCCTGGAGGAGGTGCGGCGCAACGGCTACGCCATCGACGACAACGAGCAGGAGGTCGGCGTCCGCTGCCTCGCCGTACCCGTCCCCGACTCCCCCACCGCGGCGGCCATCTCCATCTCCGGCCCGGCCGGACGGGTGACCGAGGCGGCGACGGACAAGATCGTGCCGATGCTGCAGCAGGTGGCGACGGAACTGTCGGAGGCCCTGGCCAGCTCGACGCCGACCGCCTAGATCAAGTCCGGGGACTCAACGACGCGGCGGGTCCCCGAACAACTCCACCGCGTCCCGTACGGCAGACAGCCCCCGGGACAAGGCGCTCACCGAACCGATCGCGCCCGCGATCAGCAGCAACGACCGGCGCAGGCGCGGGATTTCGGGGGCGCCCTCGATCGTCATCGCGGCCAGCGCGGCAAGTTCGTCCTCGGCGATTCCCCGGTCGGGGAACTCGCCGGGGTGCGCGGCGAGTTCGCGGCGCAGACGGGACACGGCCGTCCGCAGTCCCGCCACCCTCAGATCCTCGTCGCTGCCCGTCACCGGCCTCTGCCCCAAGCTCCGCAACAAAGCTCCCCCTCGCACGCCGTAGTGCGCCAGTAGTCACCCATCCCCCGTCGAGCGCCCCTGGCGGTGGTCGGGCGCCGGGGACGCGGGTCAGTAAACGCCACCGCTGCCGGGCGCGCCACCGTCCGGACCGAAATTCAGCCCAACGGCACGGGCCGCGCCTGCGGACGTCAGGTATGCAGGACACATGACTGAGAAGGAAGCCCCCCTGATCGCGGGTCTGCTGCTCGCCGCCGGGGGCGGACGGCGGCTCGGCGGACGCCCCAAGGCCCTGCTCCGGCACCATGGCCGACCGCTCGTCGAGTACGCGGTCGGGGTGCTGCGCGCGGCCGGCTGCGCCCGCGTGCACGTGGTGCTGGGAGCGCAGGCCGCCGCCGTACGGGAGCAGGCGGAACTCGGCGACTGCGTCCTGGTGGAGAACCCGGACTGGGCCGAGGGGATGGGCTCCTCCCTGCGCGCCGGGCTCGACTCCCTCGCGGGCACGGGCGCGCGGGCGGCGCTGGTGTCACTCGTCGACCAGCCCGGCATCGGCCCGGAGGCGGTCTCGCGCGTGCTCGCCGGCTACGAGGACGAGGCCTCGCTCGTCTCGGCCGCCTATGACGGTGTACGCGGGCATCCCGTGCTCTTCGGCTCCGCCCACTGGGCAGGCATCGCGGCGACTGCGACCGGCGATCGAGGGGCACGCGCCTATCTGAGGGAGCACGAGGACGCGATCGGGCTCGTCGAGTGCGGGGACGTGGCCCGGCCGTACGACATCGACACGGAGGCCGATCTCACCCACCTTGAGTGAAGGCGGTGGCACCCAGAGCCACCTTGCCTCGACTCAGAGAATCTCGACATCAACAAACCATTGAACTTCCACCATGAGGAAACTAGTATCCACTGTTCAGAAGCGCCTGGACTGCTCCACGGGCGCTCCCAGCGGTATCCGGGAAGACTGGCACCCGGTGCCAAAGCTCGACCGCTCGTCTCCGTAGTTCGCTGAAGGAAGTGACAGCTCATGTCCGCACCAGCGCCGTCCCCGCTGGCCATCGTCGACGCCGAGCCCCTGCCCCGGCAGGAGGAGGTCCTCACGGAAGCGGCCCTCGCCTTCGTGGCCGAGCTGCACCGCCGGTTCACGCCCCGGCGTGCCGAACTCCTCGCCCGCCGTGCGGAGCGCCGCGCCGAGATCGCCCGCACCTCCACACTCGACTTCCTCCCTCAGACCGCCGCCGTCCGCGCGGACGACTCCTGGAGTGTGGGCCCGTGCCCGCCCGCGCTGCAGGACCGCCGGGTCGAGATCACCGGCCCCACCGACCGCAAGATGACCATCAACGCCCTCAACTCGGGCGCGAAGGTCTGGCTGGCCGACTTCGAGGACGCCTCCGCGCCGACCTGGGAGAACGTCGTCCTCGGCCAGGTCAACCTGATCGACGCGTACACCCGGAACATCGACTTCACCGACCCGAAGTCCGGCAAGTCGTACGCCCTGCGCGCGAACGACGAGCTCGCTACCGTCGTCATGCGCCCGCGCGGCTGGCACCTGAACGAGCGTCACCTGCAGATCGACGGCGAGCAGGTCCCCGGCGCCCTCGTCGACTTCGGCCTGTACTTCTTCCACAACGCCCAGCGTCTGCTCGACCTCGGCAAGGGCCCGTACTTCTACCTCCCGAAGACGGAGTCGCACCTGGAGGCCCGCCTCTGGAACGAGGTGTTCGTCTTCGCACAGGACTACGTCGGCATCCCGCAGGGCACCGTCCGCGCGACCGTCCTGATCGAGACGATCACGGCGGCGTACGAGATGGAGGAGATCCTCTACGAACTCCGCGACCACGCCTCCGGGTTGAACGCCGGCCGCTGGGACTACCTGTTCTCCATCGTCAAGAACTTCCGTGACGGCGGCACCAAGTTCGTCCTGCCGGACCGCAACGCGGTCACCATGACGGCCCCGTTCATGCGCGCGTACACCGAACTGCTCGTCCGCACCTGCCACAAGCGCGGCGCGCACGCGATCGGCGGCATGGCGGCCTTCATCCCGTCCCGCCGCGACG comes from the Streptomyces sp. NBC_00443 genome and includes:
- a CDS encoding IclR family transcriptional regulator — protein: MPTSSASTTDSARSSSNGGVQSLERAFDLLERMADAGGEVGLSELSASSGLPLPTIHRLMRTLVACGYVRQQPNRRYALGPRLIRLGESASRLLGTWARPYLARLVQETGETANMALLDGDEIVYVAQVPSKHSMRMFTEVGRRVLPHSTGVGKALLASFPPEEVRALLSRTGMPAATEKTITTPDGFLAALEEVRRNGYAIDDNEQEVGVRCLAVPVPDSPTAAAISISGPAGRVTEAATDKIVPMLQQVATELSEALASSTPTA
- the allB gene encoding allantoinase AllB; translated protein: MSDAELVLRSTRVITPEGIRAASVLVSAGKITAVLGYDAEVPSGARLEDLGDDVLLPGLVDTHVHVNDPGRTEWEGFWTATRAAAAGGITTLVDMPLNSLPPTTTVDNLRVKQEVAADKAHIDVGFWGGALPGNVKDLRPLHEAGVFGFKAFLSPSGVDEFPHLERDPLARAMAEIAAFDGLLIVHAEDPHLLASAPQQPGPRYADFLASRPRDAEDTAIAQLIREAKALRARVHVLHLSSSDALPLITEAKADGLRITVETCPHYLTLTAEEVPDGASEFKCCPPIRESANQDLLWQALADGTIDCIVTDHSPSTADLKTDDFATAWGGISGLQLSLAAVWTEARGRGHGLEDVVRWMSARTAELVGLDDRKGAIEAGRDADFAVLAPDETFTVDPAALQHRNRVTAYAGKTLYGVVKSTWLRGERIVADGEFTDPKGRLLTRTS
- a CDS encoding nucleotidyltransferase family protein; protein product: MTEKEAPLIAGLLLAAGGGRRLGGRPKALLRHHGRPLVEYAVGVLRAAGCARVHVVLGAQAAAVREQAELGDCVLVENPDWAEGMGSSLRAGLDSLAGTGARAALVSLVDQPGIGPEAVSRVLAGYEDEASLVSAAYDGVRGHPVLFGSAHWAGIAATATGDRGARAYLREHEDAIGLVECGDVARPYDIDTEADLTHLE
- the aceB gene encoding malate synthase A, translating into MSAPAPSPLAIVDAEPLPRQEEVLTEAALAFVAELHRRFTPRRAELLARRAERRAEIARTSTLDFLPQTAAVRADDSWSVGPCPPALQDRRVEITGPTDRKMTINALNSGAKVWLADFEDASAPTWENVVLGQVNLIDAYTRNIDFTDPKSGKSYALRANDELATVVMRPRGWHLNERHLQIDGEQVPGALVDFGLYFFHNAQRLLDLGKGPYFYLPKTESHLEARLWNEVFVFAQDYVGIPQGTVRATVLIETITAAYEMEEILYELRDHASGLNAGRWDYLFSIVKNFRDGGTKFVLPDRNAVTMTAPFMRAYTELLVRTCHKRGAHAIGGMAAFIPSRRDAEVNKVAFEKVRADKDREAGDGFDGSWVAHPDLVPIAMESFDKVLGDKPNQKDRLREDVSVQAADLIAIDSLDAKPTYPGLVNAVQVGIRYIEAWLRGLGAVAIFNLMEDAATAEISRSQIWQWINAGVEFENGEHATPELARKVAAEELANIRAEIGEEAFAAGHWQQAHDLLLEVSLDENYADFLTLPAYEQLTG
- a CDS encoding DUF5955 family protein, yielding MTGSDEDLRVAGLRTAVSRLRRELAAHPGEFPDRGIAEDELAALAAMTIEGAPEIPRLRRSLLLIAGAIGSVSALSRGLSAVRDAVELFGDPPRR